One part of the Silurus meridionalis isolate SWU-2019-XX chromosome 26, ASM1480568v1, whole genome shotgun sequence genome encodes these proteins:
- the znf280d gene encoding zinc finger protein 280D isoform X5: protein MNTVSPQPIIINNQGYIVASPQNFNNNSSFITPVGSQYPQGTSFTVVPDIAGQPMAPQAAAPPKPVPGVIHRPQVQLIQNNVVTLSNVQGPADISSNQSHFSASPRSIQHSPQSKSGSVSSSKHVPPTLQAVNNRGVYNGKMKRSTLTHPESNHGTSKRTKIDMENESPLARKCPKCHIHFNLIEPLKTHMQICCPNSLDAILPSTSKTDRAALPVRLYEAERGKLIMLVSEFYYGKCEGDQSASREQKSHTTFKCNSCLKILKNNIRFMNHMKHHLELEKQNSESWESHTTCQHCYRQYSTPFQLQCHIESAHSPYESTTNCKICELAFETEQVLLEHMKDNHKPGEMPYGCQVCNYRSSFFSDVENHFRSVHENTKDLLCPFCLKVLRSAHMYMQHYMKHQKKGIQRCGKCRLNFLTYKEKVEHKALHHRTYKKPKSLEGLPPGTKVTIRASLSGGSTMCPSAPGKSYVNLVPTSPDTVKPTTHKSYYNVGKMKTNQSNKNRTSFPNTELKGLKLLPGVHKCIECQNEVTEPYSHYPISLKCFVCKYRTSCQKAFRRHRLRFHSSSSKLRLNKVTRPLRGVRSLTLVCLNCEFLADASDANRMCEHLISRPNHSCQVILETDADVTAERSALSDTDKVEPQSPKAEVSSSDSSVETKVPSSQASSMEPGLNEEDSLSIGSVWSEGRVPEPDQNQVAPQTVHREPIADTEQPRSSEPTAENGSARTEPENGSARTEPENGSARTEPENADAPVESCIPTENGCTVSADDFLNKGDEAESVSVHTLLEPLTPSKVLESDQAENGPEPKNCKRDVEEDNTSGLIST from the exons GGTTATATAGTGGCATCCCCACAAAACTTCAATAATAACTCATCGTTCATCACGCCCGTGGGCTCTCAGTATCCACAGGGGACATCGTTCACAGTTGTGCCAG ATATAGCAGGTCAGCCGATGGCACCGCAGGCTGCCGCACCGCCTAAACCGGTGCCAGGTGTCATCCACCGTCCCCAAGTGCAGTTAATCCAAAACAACGTAGTGACCCTGTCGAACGTCCAGGGTCCTGCTGACATCTCCTCCAACCAGTCCCACTTCAGTGCCAGCCCACGCTCTATCCAGCACAGCCCTCAAAGCAAATCCGGCTCCGTGAGCTCTTCCAAACACGTCCCACCTACTCTACAAGCTGTGAACAACCgcggtgtgt ATAACGGAAAAATGAAACGTAGCACCCTGACTCACCCCGAGTCGAACCACGGCACTTCGAAAAGAACCAAAATCGACATGG AAAACGAGAGTCCCTTGGCTAGGAAGTGTCCCAAATGCCACATTCACTTCAACCTGATAGAGCCACTGAAAACTCACATGCAG ATCTGCTGCCCGAACTCGCTGGACGCCATCCTTCCTTCGACCTCGAAGACGGACCGAGCCGCGTTGCCGGTGCGGTTGTATGAAGCGGAGCGAGGGAAGCTCATCATGCTGGTGTCGGAGTTCTACTACGGGAAATGCGAGGGCGATCAGTCTGCCTCTCGCGAGCAAAAGTCTCACACGACGTTCAAGTGCAACAGCTGTTTAAAAATCCTCAAGAACAACATCAG GTTTATGAACCACATGAAGCATCACTTGGAGCTGGAGAAGCAGAACAGTGAGAGCTGGGAAAGTCACACTACATGCCAGCACTGTTACCGGCAGTATTCCACGCCGTTCCAGCTGCAGTGCCACATAGAAAGCGCCCACAGCCCATACGAGTCCACCA CTAATTGCAAGATTTGTGAACTGGCCTTTGAGACCGAACAAGTGCTGTTGGAACACATGAAGGACAATCACAAACCAGGAGAGATGCCGTACGGCTGTCAG GTCTGCAACTACAGATCGTCGTTCTTCTCGGATGTAGAGAACCATTTCCGCAGCGTCCATGAAAACACTAAAGACCTCCTCTGTCCGTTCTGCCTTAAAGTCCTGCGCAGTGCACACATGTACATGCAGCATTACATGAAACACCAG aaaaaaggAATCCAGCGCTGTGGAAAGTGCAGGTTGAATTTTCTTACCTACAAGGAAAAAGTGGAGCACAAAGCGCTTCATCATCGGACTTATAAAAAACCGAAAAGCCTTGAAGGTCTTCCTCCAGGAACAAAG gTGACAATTCGAGCTTCGCTCAGTGGAGGATCTACGATGTGTCCCTCCGCTCCTGGCAAGTCGTACGTCAACCTCGTCCCCACGAGCCCAGATACGGTCAAACCCACCACTCACAAGTCCTACTACAACGTAGGGAAGATGAAGACGAACCAGAGCAATAAGAACCGCACGTCTTTTCCCAACACCGAGCTCAAAGGACTGAA GCTTCTACCAGGAGTGCACAAATGCATCGAGTGTCAAAATGAGGTTACAGAACCGTACAGTCATTACCCCATATCACTAAAGTGTTTTGTATGCAAGTATCGGACGAGCTGCCAGAAGGCTTTCAGAAGACATCGGTTGAG GTTTCACAGCAGCTCTTCGAAACTGCGACTGAACAAAGTGACCAGACCTCTGCGTGGTGTACG GAGTCTGACTCTTGTCTGTTTGAACTGCGAGTTCCTGGCCGACGCATCTGACGCCAACCGGATGTGTGAGCACCTGATCAGCAGACCCAATCACAGCTGCCAGGTCATTTTAGAGACAG ATGCGGATGTGACGGCGGAGAG gtCAGCACTTTCTGACACTGATAAG GTCGAACCCCAAAGTCCAAAAGCAGAAGTGAGCAGTTCTGACAG tTCTGTTGAAACCAAAGTTCCTTCTTCACAAGCCTCCTCCATGGAACCAGGTTTGAACGAAGAGGACTCCCTGAGCATCGGAAGCGTGTGGAGCGAAGGACGTGTACCCGAGCCGGATCAGAACCAGGTCGCGCCTCAAACCGTCCACCGAGAACCCATAGCCGATACGGAGCAGCCCCGAAGCTCCGAGCCTACAGCCGAGAACGGCTCTGCGAGGACAGAACCCGAGAACGGCTCTGCGAGGACAGAACCCGAGAACGGCTCTGCGAGGACAGAACCCGAGAACGCTGACGCTCCGGTCGAGTCCTGCATCCCGACGGAAAACGGATGCACCGTGAGCGCGGACGACTTCCTGAACAAAGGCGATGAAGCGGAGTCGGTCAGCGTGCACACGCTCCTCGAGCCTCTCACTCCCTCCAAGGTCCTCGAAAGCGACCAAGCCGAAAACGGACCGGAACCGAAAAACTGTAAACGAGACGTGGAGGAGGACAACACCTCAGGCCTGATCAGCACCTAG